The following proteins are encoded in a genomic region of Chryseobacterium cucumeris:
- a CDS encoding Crp/Fnr family transcriptional regulator: MPQEQQIAIEERFARVFNDKSFKERLSSADFEKYINGKKKLSFQKHETIFEDGETPKGVFVLEKGAAKLSKSGAFGKDQILRFIKEGDIIGYRSLLCGENFQAKAEAMTDIECVFLPADIFMYLLEVDPQLSFVMLQKISYELGESSNTITFLAQKTVRERLAEILLLLEQKLGVDPEGFIKISLTREEIANIIGTATESAIRLISEFKQDSLIEVDGRNIKILNHDKLMKLGHVVL; this comes from the coding sequence ATGCCGCAGGAACAACAGATAGCAATTGAAGAGAGGTTCGCCAGAGTTTTTAATGATAAATCATTTAAAGAAAGACTTTCTAGCGCAGATTTTGAAAAATATATTAATGGCAAAAAGAAACTGAGTTTTCAGAAACATGAAACTATTTTTGAGGATGGGGAAACTCCAAAAGGAGTGTTTGTCCTGGAAAAAGGTGCTGCCAAACTTTCAAAATCAGGAGCTTTCGGGAAAGATCAGATTTTAAGATTTATCAAAGAAGGAGATATCATCGGCTATCGTTCTTTGCTTTGTGGGGAAAACTTCCAGGCCAAAGCAGAAGCAATGACAGATATTGAATGTGTTTTCTTACCTGCAGATATCTTTATGTATCTTCTGGAAGTAGATCCACAACTGTCCTTCGTAATGCTTCAGAAAATTTCTTATGAATTAGGAGAATCTTCCAACACCATTACTTTCCTTGCACAAAAAACAGTAAGAGAAAGACTGGCAGAAATTCTGCTGCTTCTTGAACAGAAGTTGGGTGTAGATCCTGAAGGTTTTATTAAAATCTCCTTAACGAGAGAAGAAATTGCCAACATTATCGGTACTGCTACGGAAAGTGCCATCCGTCTGATCTCGGAATTCAAACAGGATAGTCTGATTGAAGTGGACGGAAGAAATATCAAGATCTTAAATCACGACAAACTCATGAAACTCGGTCACGTAGTTTTATAA
- a CDS encoding heavy metal translocating P-type ATPase codes for MSENCFHCGQGIEKERILFDEKTFCCNGCKSVYEILNLNNLSNFYELNKGAGIRPNDENSTQFDYLDTPEIFEKVTDFSEGNTSLVTFKIPVIHCSSCIWLLESLHTLNKHIKYSQVNFTRKTLQISFNHNDLKLSELANFLTNLGYKPVISLETAEKNVDHLDKSLLVKFAIAGFAFGNGMFLAFPEYVGGEDYWMEHYKGLFRTLMFLLACPVVFYSASDYYKSAWYGLKNKIVNIDVPIVLGIFVLFGRSIYEVVTDYGPGYFDTLCGLLFFMLMGKIFQKRTYSALSYDRDYKSFYPIAVTKVDFEGKQENILLSAVKVGDRILVRNQEIIPVDAILINGEGNIDNSFITGESESISKQPGDKIFAGGKQIGSSLELEVIKDVDQSYLTQLWNKEAFKKHETGLDTLTNSISKYFTFIILGIALAAGIYWAFIDLEKMFQVISAILIIACPCALALSAPFTFGHIMRILGRNKFYVKDTLTIEKIAKLDTIVFDKTGTITHRKKSNIKYEGSEISEFDSLNIKTLLKNSNHPLSKSLYEFIEVNDEYFPVEKFVEISGKGYEASVRGNLYKIGSARYNNQEPKNLETAVYISKNGEYLGKFIFKNEYRPRLKELFTKLTHYKIFILSGDNSSEENQLKELIPNYKGMAFNQSPEDKLNYIKSLQDQHLKVAMLGDGLNDAGALKQSNVGIAIADDTNSFTPSSDVIMNGDKVVTLDNYLNVCKGSITIVKMTFIISFLYNIVGLSYAVTGHMHPLFAAIIMPISSITVVTFTTVSTWILGRKYFKKQA; via the coding sequence GTGAGCGAGAACTGTTTTCATTGTGGTCAAGGTATAGAAAAAGAGAGAATTTTATTTGATGAAAAGACTTTCTGTTGTAATGGATGTAAGTCCGTTTACGAAATTCTGAATTTAAATAATTTAAGCAATTTCTATGAGCTTAATAAAGGAGCAGGAATTCGTCCGAATGATGAAAATTCTACTCAGTTTGATTACCTGGACACACCGGAAATCTTCGAAAAAGTGACTGATTTTTCTGAAGGAAACACCAGCCTCGTCACTTTCAAAATCCCTGTAATACACTGTTCCTCATGTATCTGGCTACTGGAAAGTCTGCATACGTTAAATAAGCATATCAAATATTCTCAGGTTAACTTCACAAGGAAGACTTTGCAGATTTCATTCAACCATAATGATCTGAAATTGAGCGAACTTGCTAATTTCTTAACCAATCTGGGATACAAACCTGTTATCAGTCTTGAAACTGCTGAAAAAAATGTAGACCACCTTGATAAATCTTTGCTGGTAAAATTTGCTATTGCAGGTTTTGCCTTCGGAAACGGTATGTTTCTCGCCTTTCCCGAATACGTAGGAGGAGAAGATTACTGGATGGAACATTACAAGGGGCTTTTCAGAACACTGATGTTCTTACTGGCATGTCCTGTAGTATTTTATTCGGCTTCAGATTATTACAAATCCGCATGGTACGGATTAAAAAATAAAATCGTCAACATAGATGTTCCTATTGTACTGGGAATTTTTGTTCTTTTCGGGAGAAGTATTTATGAAGTGGTGACGGATTACGGTCCGGGATATTTTGATACCCTTTGCGGTCTTCTTTTCTTCATGCTGATGGGGAAAATTTTTCAGAAAAGAACGTACAGTGCTCTTTCTTATGACCGAGACTATAAATCGTTCTACCCAATTGCCGTAACGAAGGTAGACTTTGAGGGAAAACAGGAAAATATCCTTCTTTCCGCAGTAAAAGTAGGAGACAGAATTTTAGTTAGAAATCAGGAAATCATTCCGGTAGATGCGATTCTTATTAACGGAGAAGGAAATATCGACAACAGCTTTATTACCGGAGAAAGTGAAAGCATCAGTAAACAGCCGGGCGATAAAATCTTTGCCGGAGGTAAGCAGATCGGGTCATCTCTGGAGCTGGAAGTTATTAAAGATGTAGACCAGAGTTACCTTACTCAGCTTTGGAATAAAGAAGCTTTCAAAAAACATGAAACCGGGCTGGATACATTGACAAACAGCATCAGTAAATATTTCACATTCATCATTTTAGGTATTGCTCTGGCTGCTGGAATCTATTGGGCATTTATTGATTTGGAGAAAATGTTTCAGGTTATTTCTGCCATTCTGATCATTGCATGCCCTTGCGCACTTGCACTGTCTGCGCCGTTCACTTTCGGTCACATTATGAGGATTTTAGGCCGAAATAAGTTTTATGTAAAAGATACTTTAACGATTGAAAAAATCGCGAAACTTGATACGATTGTTTTTGACAAAACAGGAACCATTACACACAGAAAGAAATCAAATATCAAATACGAAGGATCTGAGATCAGCGAATTTGACTCTTTGAATATCAAAACTTTATTAAAAAATTCCAACCACCCGCTTTCAAAATCATTGTACGAATTCATAGAGGTGAACGATGAATATTTCCCTGTAGAGAAGTTTGTTGAAATTTCAGGAAAAGGATATGAAGCCAGTGTAAGAGGAAATCTGTATAAAATTGGTTCTGCCCGCTACAACAACCAGGAACCTAAAAATCTTGAAACAGCCGTTTATATCAGTAAAAATGGTGAATACCTGGGTAAATTCATCTTTAAAAACGAATATCGTCCAAGACTGAAAGAACTTTTCACAAAACTTACCCACTACAAAATATTTATCCTGAGCGGAGACAACTCCTCAGAAGAAAACCAGCTTAAAGAGCTTATTCCGAATTACAAAGGAATGGCCTTTAATCAAAGCCCGGAAGACAAACTGAACTACATCAAATCCCTTCAGGATCAGCACTTAAAAGTGGCAATGCTTGGAGACGGGCTTAATGATGCGGGAGCCTTAAAACAAAGTAATGTAGGAATCGCCATTGCTGATGACACGAACAGTTTTACCCCGTCTTCCGATGTCATTATGAACGGAGATAAAGTAGTTACTCTTGACAATTATCTGAACGTTTGCAAGGGTTCCATCACGATTGTGAAAATGACATTTATAATCAGTTTTCTATACAATATTGTTGGTTTAAGTTACGCTGTTACAGGCCATATGCATCCGCTCTTCGCAGCAATCATTATGCCAATCAGTTCGATTACAGTGGTTACCTTTACTACAGTTTCAACCTGGATTTTAGGTCGTAAATATTTCAAAAAACAGGCGTAA